The genomic window GCTACCCGTATCCGGACGTCCCGTTAAGGGAGGCGCTGGTCGACGCGGCGATACAGGCCGCCACTCAGGATCCGCGTTTTCCGAGGGTCAGGTCGGCGGAAATGGACAAGATCAATCTTGAGGTCACAGTCCTTTCCGAGCCGGAGCTTTTACGGATAAAACCCCTGGAAAGGCCCGAACATATCGTTATAGGCAGGGACGGGCTGATAATAGAGTACGGACTTTACAGGGGTCTATTATTACCACAGGTCCCCGTAGAGCAGGGCTGGAATGTCACCGATTATCTTGAAAATGCCTGTATGAAAGCAGGGCTATACCCTGACGCATGGGTGGACGACATGACAAAAGTGTATACTTTTACAGGCCAGATCTTCGAGGAGACTTCCCCGCGCGGTGAAGTGGTGGAAAAGAGATTTGATGAAATGCTGGAAAGGTGCGAGACACGAGATTAGATCAAAAATAGACTAATGGCACATGGGACAAACTTTAGGTAACAGGCCGGATCATACAGCCATTACCCTGGTCCGGTCCTTTATGCCATCAAGCATTTTTAAGTGTCCGCCTATCTCCTGGCGACTATTATCCTTATCCTGTCCGAAGCGTTCTCGGCATGGCCTGCCACCCACGCAAGCTCCTCTACGAGCTCTACAAGGTGGTATACCCCGATAGTGCCAAGCGCCTCCTCGTTCTCATAGATCGTCTTAATGGTCTTGACCCTGGCAACGTCTACGTTGTGCTTATGGGTATCGACTTCGTTGATGATGCTCTGTATCTCCTTTACTCTCTTAGAGGAGAATGAAGAATCAAGCAGGTTAACGATCTTTCCGACTGCGTCGACATGAGCGTTTACCGTGATCATGACCTCGCTCTCAAGGTTCAGTACTGCTTCCTTTACTGCAGGCGTGATGTTCACCTTTTTTATCCAGAGCATTTGCGACACTATCTCTGCGCTATTGGCAATGTCATCCTGCTGCTTTAAGAAGTTGATGATGTCCGCCCTGTCAACCGGCATGAGTAAAGTCGAGGGCATGTTTTCACGAATGGTATGTTTTACGTGATCGGCAGCATGCTCCAGAGTACTGATCTCTTTAAAGAGCGTATCCACTTTTGCCTCGTCACCGTCCAGGTATGCCTTGACCGCCTCGTCCATCTTCATTGCGGTAAGC from Methanooceanicella nereidis includes these protein-coding regions:
- a CDS encoding TIGR00153 family protein; the protein is MTDTLKSIMDLFARSPFRPLNEHAEKVRLTAMKMDEAVKAYLDGDEAKVDTLFKEISTLEHAADHVKHTIRENMPSTLLMPVDRADIINFLKQQDDIANSAEIVSQMLWIKKVNITPAVKEAVLNLESEVMITVNAHVDAVGKIVNLLDSSFSSKRVKEIQSIINEVDTHKHNVDVARVKTIKTIYENEEALGTIGVYHLVELVEELAWVAGHAENASDRIRIIVARR
- a CDS encoding TIGR00296 family protein, translated to MLSIEEGTLAVRTARKVIEEYVRTNSVPEVELPRPFDELSGVFVTLKKSHDLRGCIGYPYPDVPLREALVDAAIQAATQDPRFPRVRSAEMDKINLEVTVLSEPELLRIKPLERPEHIVIGRDGLIIEYGLYRGLLLPQVPVEQGWNVTDYLENACMKAGLYPDAWVDDMTKVYTFTGQIFEETSPRGEVVEKRFDEMLERCETRD